CGAACTCGAGGAACTGCCCGACGGCGCGCGCATCCTGTTCAGCAACGATCAGAGCACCTACGTGCGCAACCGCTTCGCGGTGGTGATCGCCAACGGGTTGATCGGCCTGGCGCTGGTGCTGGTGGTGCTGACCGTGTTCCTGAACATGCGCACTGCCTTCTGGGTGGCGATCGGGATCCCAGTGGTTCTGCTCGGAGTGGTGTTCCTGTTGCCGGCCTTCGGTCGGTACCTCGACATCATCACGCTGGCCGCCATGCTCCTGGTGATCGGTCTGATCGTCGACGACGCGATCATCGTGAGCGAGAACACCGTGCGTCGGCACGCCCTCGGGGTGGGATCGGGACCGGAGGCCGCGGCCGAGGGCATCGCCGAGGTCTTCCGGCCGGTGCTGACCACGCTGCTGACCACGTTTCTTGCCTTCGCGCCGATCTTCTTCATGCCCGGAGTGACGGGCCAGTTCATCACCGTGATCCCGCTGGTGGTCAGTCTGGCCCTGGCCCTGTCCCTGGCCGAGATCGTGTTCGCACTGCCCGCGCACCTGGCCGGCGGTCTGGATCGCCTCGACGAGAAGAAACGCAGTACCCGGCCGTGGTTCGACCCCATCCGAGGCCTCTTCGTGCGCTTCATGCGGGGTGTGCTGTGGGGGCGGTACGTCTTCGTGGTGCTGTCGGCCGCTCTGCTCGCCATTGCCCTGTGGTACGTCACCACGCACATGCGCTTCATCCTGTTCCCCGCCACTTCGGCCGACTCGTTCGTGGTCTACGTCGACACGCCCGTCGGATCGTCGCTGGAACACACGTCCGAGAAGGTCACCGAGATCGAATCGCTGGTCGCCGGCCTGTCCGACGGCGAGCTGGAGTCCTTCGCATCCCGCATCGGCAGCCACGGTCGCTTCGAGCCGGGCGAGAACGAACACTGGGCCTTCGTGCGCGTGAACCTGACGCCGTACCCGCAGCGCGAGCGTACCGCGGCCGAAATCGTGTCGGCCTTGCGAGACGACACCGACGAGCTCGAGGGCTTCGCCGACATCTTCTACAAGGTGGTGAAGGGCGGGCCGCCGGTGGGGCGGCCGGTCACACTGCGGGTGATCGGCCACGACCCGGAGCGTCGACGGGCGCTGTCGGACTCGGTAGTGGCCTTCCTGGAGTCGATCGAGGGCGTCCGTGACATCGACCGCAACGACCGCCGCGGTCCGGCCCAGATCCGGGTCGACCTCGACCAGAACCGGCTCGCCCGGCGCGGACTGACGGTGGCCCAGGTGGCCGGCACACTGCGCCTGGCCTACGAGGGCCGCGACGTGGCCAACGTGCGTTGGGGCCGCGAGGACGTCGACCTGCACGTGCAGCTGACCGAAGAGGCCCGGTCCGATTCCACCCAGCTCGCCTCGCTGCGGATCCCCAACGTCGAGGGCCGTTTGATCCGTCTGGACGACGTGGCCGACTTCGAGCGCACGGGTGGCCCGTCGCGCATCCATCACTTCGACACCGACCGGGCCACACGCATCACCGGCGACGTCGATCAGGACCTGATCACGCCGCTGCAGGCGATCGACCGGATCCGGGGCCACTTCGACCTCGCGGCGGACTGGCCCGACATGGAGTTCGTGTTCGGGGGCGAGGGCGAGGAGACCCAGGAGTCGTTCCGCAGCCTGTTCATCGCCTTCGGCGTGGCGGTGATCGCGATCTACTTCCTGCTCATGCTGCTCTTCGAGTCGGTCACCCAGCCGCTGACGATCATGGTGGCCATTCCCTTCGGCGTGCTGGCGGTGATCTTCACCTTCGCCGTGCACGGTCTGCCACTCGGGTTCCTCGCCATGCTCGGGCTGGTGGGACTGACGGGCGTGGTCGTGAACGACTCGCTGGTGCTGGTGAGCCACGTGGAGGACCTGCACCGCAGCGATGCCGAGGCCACGTGGAAGGACGTCGTGAGCGAGGGCGCCGCCAATCGTCTGCGTCCGGTCACCATGACCACGTTGACGACCTCGTGCGG
This Candidatus Krumholzibacteriia bacterium DNA region includes the following protein-coding sequences:
- a CDS encoding efflux RND transporter permease subunit; translated protein: MTDTTERTGEQQDSKALPVGETARKVFLVFSRRHLAANLFTLMVLVLGVVQGMRIQRDVFPEVNLGEMIITTRYPGASPRDVELNVTDEIEDEIEGVAGIEEISSYSMENLSVITVTIDIDADDEQQIEDEVRRAVDRVVDLPPEVDEEPRVETIESQDLPILEVGVAGDLPYETLRTHAARFERALEDLPGVAELDEIWYLDREVRIEVSPARMDSLQVALDEVVRAVAGRNVRSTGGELQTGDREESVVTQARFESPEEIARVPVRAVFSGPVVRVGDVAEIVDGYEEARTMSRIDGLPAVTFAVVKDDDADVIRVADRIRDLAERFELEELPDGARILFSNDQSTYVRNRFAVVIANGLIGLALVLVVLTVFLNMRTAFWVAIGIPVVLLGVVFLLPAFGRYLDIITLAAMLLVIGLIVDDAIIVSENTVRRHALGVGSGPEAAAEGIAEVFRPVLTTLLTTFLAFAPIFFMPGVTGQFITVIPLVVSLALALSLAEIVFALPAHLAGGLDRLDEKKRSTRPWFDPIRGLFVRFMRGVLWGRYVFVVLSAALLAIALWYVTTHMRFILFPATSADSFVVYVDTPVGSSLEHTSEKVTEIESLVAGLSDGELESFASRIGSHGRFEPGENEHWAFVRVNLTPYPQRERTAAEIVSALRDDTDELEGFADIFYKVVKGGPPVGRPVTLRVIGHDPERRRALSDSVVAFLESIEGVRDIDRNDRRGPAQIRVDLDQNRLARRGLTVAQVAGTLRLAYEGRDVANVRWGREDVDLHVQLTEEARSDSTQLASLRIPNVEGRLIRLDDVADFERTGGPSRIHHFDTDRATRITGDVDQDLITPLQAIDRIRGHFDLAADWPDMEFVFGGEGEETQESFRSLFIAFGVAVIAIYFLLMLLFESVTQPLTIMVAIPFGVLAVIFTFAVHGLPLGFLAMLGLVGLTGVVVNDSLVLVSHVEDLHRSDAEATWKDVVSEGAANRLRPVTMTTLTTSCGLLPLAYGLGGSDPFLAPMALSLGMGLLLATPLSLLLVPCLLMVRQDVHRLFRRGG